From the genome of Danio rerio strain Tuebingen ecotype United States chromosome 2, GRCz12tu, whole genome shotgun sequence, one region includes:
- the ankrd45 gene encoding ankyrin repeat domain-containing protein 45, with the protein MRSAEEKTVLLCALDDDLEGLKGILERTFTDDAAQSENILWEKDEVGRNALFAACMMGRSAIVRELVQNGAADVNELTARGYSPLHCSAMWGQLDTLKTLVELNADFQAINFRGEKAVDVARRYDKLDCAEYLAWAEAKQNLQAFIQEVRAIVADQEKVQGKLNKEDKNICINTCSAKSDWINNTRTATAQDFIEQKKLLEDVLAPVLLKLNAQPEASMKTRKN; encoded by the exons ATGCGGTCAGCAGAGGAGAAAACTGTACTTTTATGTGCATTAGATGACGATTTAGAGGGACTTAAAGGTATTTTGGAACGCACGTTTACCGACGATGCTGCACAGTCAGAGAACATTTTGTGGGAAAAGGATGAAGTGGGAAGAAACGCGCTGTTTGCTGCGTGTATGATGGGACGGAGCGCCATAGTGCGCGAGCTCGTGCAGAATGGTGCTGCTGACGTCAACGAACTCACCGCGCGCG GCTACTCACCATTGCATTGTTCTGCCATGTGGGGTCAGCTGGACACCCTGAAAACCCTGGTTGAGCTCAACGCTGATTTTCAAGCTATTAATTTCCGTGGAGAAAAGGCTGTTGATGTGGCTCGACGTTATGATAAGCTGGACTGTGCAGAGTATTTGGCATGGGCTG AAGCCAAACAAAATTTGCAAGCATTTATACAAGAAGTCAGAGCCATTGTAGCCGATCAAGAAAAAGTTCAGGGAAAGCTCAACAAGGAGGACAAG AACATATGCATAAACACCTGTTCAGCAAAATCAGACTGGATAAACAACACCAGAACTGCCACAGCTCAGGACTTTATTGAGCAGAAGAAGCTGCTTGAAGATGTACTGGCACCTGTTCTGCTCAAGCTCAACGCACAAC CTGAAGCCTCAATGAAGACAAGAAAGAATTAA
- the ankrd45 gene encoding ankyrin repeat domain-containing protein 45 isoform X1 — MFEIWGTGAHPNRHQGDESVPIAAGMQHCLMAVHETGYSPLHCSAMWGQLDTLKTLVELNADFQAINFRGEKAVDVARRYDKLDCAEYLAWAEAKQNLQAFIQEVRAIVADQEKVQGKLNKEDKNICINTCSAKSDWINNTRTATAQDFIEQKKLLEDVLAPVLLKLNAQPEASMKTRKN; from the exons ATGTTTGAGATATGGGGCACTGGAGCTCACCCAAACAGACATCAAGGTGATGAATCTGTGCCCATTGCAGCTGGAATGCAGCACTGCCTCATGGCAGTCCATGAAACAG GCTACTCACCATTGCATTGTTCTGCCATGTGGGGTCAGCTGGACACCCTGAAAACCCTGGTTGAGCTCAACGCTGATTTTCAAGCTATTAATTTCCGTGGAGAAAAGGCTGTTGATGTGGCTCGACGTTATGATAAGCTGGACTGTGCAGAGTATTTGGCATGGGCTG AAGCCAAACAAAATTTGCAAGCATTTATACAAGAAGTCAGAGCCATTGTAGCCGATCAAGAAAAAGTTCAGGGAAAGCTCAACAAGGAGGACAAG AACATATGCATAAACACCTGTTCAGCAAAATCAGACTGGATAAACAACACCAGAACTGCCACAGCTCAGGACTTTATTGAGCAGAAGAAGCTGCTTGAAGATGTACTGGCACCTGTTCTGCTCAAGCTCAACGCACAAC CTGAAGCCTCAATGAAGACAAGAAAGAATTAA
- the ankrd45 gene encoding ankyrin repeat domain-containing protein 45 isoform X2: MRSAEEKTVLLCALDDDLEGLKGYSPLHCSAMWGQLDTLKTLVELNADFQAINFRGEKAVDVARRYDKLDCAEYLAWAEAKQNLQAFIQEVRAIVADQEKVQGKLNKEDKNICINTCSAKSDWINNTRTATAQDFIEQKKLLEDVLAPVLLKLNAQPEASMKTRKN; the protein is encoded by the exons ATGCGGTCAGCAGAGGAGAAAACTGTACTTTTATGTGCATTAGATGACGATTTAGAGGGACTTAAAG GCTACTCACCATTGCATTGTTCTGCCATGTGGGGTCAGCTGGACACCCTGAAAACCCTGGTTGAGCTCAACGCTGATTTTCAAGCTATTAATTTCCGTGGAGAAAAGGCTGTTGATGTGGCTCGACGTTATGATAAGCTGGACTGTGCAGAGTATTTGGCATGGGCTG AAGCCAAACAAAATTTGCAAGCATTTATACAAGAAGTCAGAGCCATTGTAGCCGATCAAGAAAAAGTTCAGGGAAAGCTCAACAAGGAGGACAAG AACATATGCATAAACACCTGTTCAGCAAAATCAGACTGGATAAACAACACCAGAACTGCCACAGCTCAGGACTTTATTGAGCAGAAGAAGCTGCTTGAAGATGTACTGGCACCTGTTCTGCTCAAGCTCAACGCACAAC CTGAAGCCTCAATGAAGACAAGAAAGAATTAA